In a single window of the archaeon BMS3Bbin15 genome:
- the topA gene encoding DNA topoisomerase 1 produces MKVLIIAEKPKVGQKIAFALSKDYKKKRHGRANYYELSSNDKDIVIASAAGHLYSLKEKKSSRDYPAFDIEWAPLYEIGKGKSYIKQYVNLLKKLGKETDIFIIATDYDIEGELLGYNALKYAVLGDKAINKDKIKRMRFSTLTTLDLRKAYSELSEVDYNLVEAGETRHILDWYWGINISRALTEAAKKGLKRYAVFSAGRVQTPALAILVRREREISIFKPEPYIKVYADLKVSRRKIRAEHVLGRIFDLQKAGEILNKVKGEKEGIVKSVTRKESIIPPPVPFDLGTLQSEAYKAFRLTPKQVQDIAQSLYEEGCISYPRTSSQKLPPAIGYRRIIEALGKNAKFAEASKKLLKKERLYPRQGKKDDPAHPAIFPTGQTPKKLEPRAEKIYELIAYRYLATFGDSMHRENINVKVEIKDEDFGFSASRTLERGWSEFYPYLKLEEIQLPEINEEDIFKVLKIVGDEKETLPPRRYNPASLVRELEALRLGTKATRAEIVDTLYRREYIKGVSIKVTPLGMRVIEALEKNIPKIIDEKLTKYFEEKLEKIQRGEAKKEETIEEAKEELIKTLKIFREKEESIGKSIAAGFIEKDREMKIIGKCPNCDSNLRIIRSKASGKQFIGCSNYPKCKTSFPLPQKKNVYPTDKLCSTCGLPMVSISFGRRRILSCIDMNCKSKEKYNQARQKKEIE; encoded by the coding sequence ATGAAAGTTCTGATTATAGCTGAGAAACCAAAAGTAGGTCAGAAGATAGCCTTTGCACTGTCAAAAGACTACAAGAAGAAACGTCATGGTAGAGCCAATTACTATGAGCTTTCAAGCAACGATAAGGATATTGTCATTGCCAGTGCAGCAGGTCATCTTTATTCACTGAAGGAAAAGAAATCCTCAAGAGACTACCCTGCCTTCGATATAGAATGGGCACCTCTATATGAAATTGGAAAGGGTAAAAGCTACATAAAACAGTATGTAAATCTACTGAAAAAACTCGGAAAAGAAACAGACATATTTATAATCGCCACTGATTATGATATCGAGGGCGAGCTACTTGGATACAATGCACTCAAATATGCTGTTCTTGGCGATAAGGCAATAAATAAAGATAAAATAAAGAGAATGCGCTTCTCCACCCTCACCACTCTTGATTTGAGGAAGGCCTACTCCGAGCTTTCTGAAGTTGACTACAATCTTGTGGAAGCCGGAGAAACAAGACATATCCTAGACTGGTACTGGGGTATAAACATTTCAAGAGCTTTAACCGAAGCTGCTAAAAAGGGCTTAAAGCGCTATGCAGTCTTCAGCGCCGGTAGAGTTCAAACACCCGCTTTAGCCATACTTGTGAGAAGAGAGAGGGAAATATCCATCTTCAAGCCTGAACCTTATATTAAAGTCTATGCCGACCTTAAAGTTTCAAGAAGAAAGATAAGAGCAGAGCATGTTCTTGGTAGAATTTTTGACCTCCAAAAGGCTGGAGAGATATTAAATAAAGTCAAAGGTGAGAAAGAGGGAATAGTCAAGAGCGTAACAAGGAAAGAGAGTATAATACCTCCGCCTGTACCTTTTGACCTGGGCACACTTCAGTCTGAAGCCTATAAAGCCTTCAGGTTAACTCCAAAACAGGTTCAGGATATAGCTCAGAGTCTATATGAAGAAGGTTGCATTTCATATCCCAGAACCTCCTCTCAGAAACTTCCTCCTGCCATAGGTTACAGGAGAATTATAGAAGCTCTTGGCAAAAACGCAAAATTTGCGGAGGCGTCAAAAAAGCTTCTCAAAAAGGAAAGGTTATATCCAAGACAGGGAAAAAAGGATGACCCTGCACATCCTGCAATATTTCCAACAGGCCAGACTCCAAAGAAGCTAGAACCAAGGGCTGAGAAGATATATGAGCTTATAGCATATCGCTACCTTGCAACCTTTGGCGATAGCATGCATAGAGAGAATATTAATGTTAAAGTGGAGATTAAAGATGAAGATTTCGGATTCTCTGCTTCAAGAACTCTTGAAAGGGGCTGGAGTGAATTTTATCCCTACCTGAAGCTGGAAGAAATTCAGCTACCTGAAATTAACGAAGAAGATATATTTAAGGTATTAAAAATCGTAGGTGATGAGAAGGAGACCTTGCCGCCAAGGAGGTATAACCCTGCCTCACTTGTAAGAGAACTTGAAGCTCTGAGACTCGGCACAAAGGCTACAAGGGCTGAGATTGTGGATACATTATACAGAAGGGAATATATAAAAGGAGTTTCCATAAAAGTTACTCCTCTTGGTATGCGCGTCATAGAGGCTCTGGAGAAAAATATCCCAAAGATTATTGATGAAAAGCTCACAAAATATTTTGAAGAAAAACTGGAGAAAATCCAGCGTGGTGAGGCAAAAAAAGAGGAAACTATCGAAGAAGCAAAGGAAGAGTTAATAAAAACTCTGAAGATTTTCAGAGAAAAGGAAGAAAGTATTGGTAAGAGCATTGCTGCAGGATTCATCGAAAAAGACAGGGAGATGAAAATTATAGGTAAATGTCCTAACTGCGACAGCAACCTGAGAATAATCCGCTCAAAAGCTTCAGGAAAGCAATTTATAGGATGTTCAAACTACCCGAAGTGCAAAACATCCTTCCCTCTCCCTCAGAAAAAAAATGTTTATCCTACTGATAAACTCTGCAGCACATGCGGATTACCCATGGTGAGCATATCTTTTGGCAGGAGAAGAATTCTAAGCTGTATAGATATGAACTGCAAGAGTAAAGAAAAGTATAATCAGGCAAGACAAAAAAAAGAAATAGAGTAA
- a CDS encoding molybdate ABC transporter periplasmic substrate-binding protein gives MLKKIITISILFFVLLGAGCTTAPKTTGAPKTSTTTSSPVVSSHPGVTVIAAGSLGYALKDLGQKWREVYPNAPILPGGGIFMGSIKGGKQIGVLHRQYDVYASAASSVIPQVLAPKYASWMIVFATNQISVLYSQNSQAPITIEGKTYHVSDINSQNWWKFVTSPGVTIGVSNGSQDPAGFQAIQAMKLAGMYLVKHDNTAYNAWFHKELGYPVNDTNAIFQAIWIKKTKTGYLRPVGIEASLDAMIKTGAPYFGISYRSLAKSYGLGYIQLPWQVNLGHTNESAIQYYSQVNSSGAPMGLSGSSSEATQSGAPIFYAVTIPTNAPNKVLAKNYLMLLLGPIGQQVLKDTYFKPLSKPYFVPFNSKAVLPSGLSPYAQKLPVRLQSGSGYKAMMGSS, from the coding sequence ATGTTAAAGAAAATAATAACTATATCGATACTGTTTTTTGTTCTGTTAGGAGCAGGTTGTACAACAGCTCCGAAAACAACCGGAGCTCCAAAAACATCAACAACCACAAGTAGCCCTGTTGTGTCTTCCCATCCCGGTGTCACAGTAATTGCCGCAGGGTCTTTGGGGTATGCGTTAAAAGACCTTGGTCAGAAGTGGCGTGAGGTATATCCTAATGCCCCTATTCTACCCGGCGGAGGAATTTTTATGGGTAGCATTAAAGGTGGAAAGCAGATTGGTGTACTGCACAGACAATATGACGTTTATGCATCTGCTGCTTCCAGTGTAATACCTCAGGTTCTGGCCCCAAAATATGCATCATGGATGATAGTATTTGCAACCAATCAGATATCTGTTCTGTATTCACAGAATTCTCAAGCACCTATAACCATAGAAGGTAAAACTTACCACGTAAGTGATATCAATAGTCAAAACTGGTGGAAGTTTGTGACATCACCAGGTGTGACAATAGGTGTCAGTAATGGCAGTCAGGACCCGGCTGGATTTCAGGCAATACAGGCTATGAAACTTGCAGGAATGTATCTGGTAAAGCACGATAATACTGCATACAATGCATGGTTCCACAAGGAACTTGGTTATCCTGTAAACGACACTAATGCAATATTCCAGGCAATATGGATAAAGAAAACTAAGACTGGATATCTCAGGCCTGTGGGCATAGAGGCTAGTCTTGATGCAATGATAAAGACAGGAGCGCCATATTTCGGAATCTCTTACAGAAGTCTTGCAAAGTCTTACGGATTGGGATATATCCAGCTGCCATGGCAGGTAAATCTTGGCCATACAAATGAATCTGCGATTCAATATTATTCACAGGTTAATAGCAGTGGTGCACCCATGGGATTAAGTGGTTCAAGTAGTGAAGCAACACAGTCAGGAGCACCTATATTTTACGCAGTGACCATTCCTACAAACGCACCTAACAAAGTATTGGCAAAGAATTACCTCATGTTGCTATTAGGGCCTATCGGACAGCAGGTACTGAAAGATACTTATTTTAAGCCACTTTCTAAACCTTACTTTGTACCGTTTAACTCCAAAGCCGTGTTACCATCAGGTTTGTCTCCATATGCGCAGAAGTTGCCAGTACGGTTACAGTCAGGATCTGGTTATAAAGCAATGATGGGATCATCATAA
- the cysA_1 gene encoding sulfate/thiosulfate import ATP-binding protein CysA, which translates to MIDIKNLLLEVPSLTLNKITLHLHDHEYFVLLGPTGSGKSLLLDIIAGAYSPESGKIMLNGRDITHERPEGREIGYVPQDYALFDNMKVIDNLTFGLRVHGVSRHDAYQQLKRLIKTLELEDLLQKRPEVLSGGEKRKVALARALATSPKLLLLDEPFSGLDQNLKDRFIYELKRIHDEYGIPTIHVTHNRIEAIELGDRVGILQHGTLEQVGKFDELINAPKNEFIAKFLGIENVIKSAELNRYLNLPEDTTVAFTPEDVVLLIDKDNGIDGIPVAIQQVIKLEKSLMITGLLFENPVKIKSNTNFSINGDNIKIKIKKYRRIL; encoded by the coding sequence ATGATTGATATTAAAAATCTGCTTCTCGAGGTACCTTCACTAACTCTTAACAAGATAACACTACATCTCCATGACCATGAATATTTTGTACTTTTAGGACCGACTGGGTCTGGAAAGAGCCTGTTGTTAGATATAATAGCAGGTGCTTATAGTCCTGAATCTGGTAAAATTATGCTGAATGGCAGAGATATCACACATGAAAGGCCTGAAGGCCGTGAAATCGGATATGTGCCTCAGGATTACGCGCTATTCGATAACATGAAAGTAATAGATAACCTTACATTTGGATTGAGAGTTCATGGTGTCTCACGCCACGATGCATATCAACAGCTCAAACGCCTGATAAAAACTCTTGAACTCGAAGATTTATTGCAGAAGCGACCTGAGGTGCTGAGCGGTGGCGAGAAACGGAAAGTTGCACTGGCTCGTGCCCTTGCAACCTCTCCAAAACTGCTATTATTAGATGAACCATTCAGTGGACTGGACCAAAATTTGAAAGACAGGTTTATCTACGAACTGAAACGGATTCATGATGAATATGGCATTCCCACAATCCACGTAACTCATAATCGTATAGAAGCGATTGAACTGGGAGACCGCGTGGGAATACTTCAGCATGGCACATTAGAACAGGTGGGTAAATTTGATGAGCTTATTAATGCCCCAAAAAATGAGTTTATAGCAAAGTTTCTGGGTATTGAAAATGTGATTAAGAGTGCAGAGTTAAACAGGTATCTAAACCTGCCAGAAGACACCACAGTCGCATTTACTCCTGAGGATGTAGTACTGCTTATAGACAAAGATAATGGAATAGATGGAATACCAGTAGCAATCCAGCAGGTAATAAAACTGGAAAAAAGCCTGATGATCACTGGCCTACTTTTTGAAAATCCAGTAAAGATAAAATCCAATACAAACTTCAGCATAAATGGAGATAACATAAAAATAAAAATAAAAAAATATAGAAGGATTTTATGA
- the dsvA gene encoding sulfite reductase, dissimilatory-type subunit alpha, whose amino-acid sequence MTRPVEELEKGKWPSYVTEWKKAGYTGLVEIYNKALEDKRTHFKHGGMVGYPGYDAGVIGRLSDMPEVLGSSHIFRIIEPAGWFYKTESLRKVVDVWTKYGSGLLNFHGATGNLQLVGVETENIEPAFEALAKLHYDFGGSGGDVRTLAACGGPAICEYSNIDTLDLYQVLTMRFIEDIHRPRFPYKWKIKISGCPNDCVAATARSDFAVIGNFRDAIKIDQDILKEYPEEKILKVVNKCPTSCMSYENGKLDIDMGNCTRCMYCINEFPKALRPGDDKGATILIGARARGRIGAFLGWTLIPFIKVEAPYTRLIEIIVGIQDWWDEIGNPKERVGEAIYRIGFGKFLFEVGKKLGIDPVPQMITRPRANPFWFYWPGEVE is encoded by the coding sequence ATGACAAGGCCAGTTGAAGAACTTGAAAAGGGGAAGTGGCCGAGCTATGTTACCGAGTGGAAAAAAGCCGGCTACACTGGTTTAGTGGAAATCTACAATAAAGCTTTAGAAGATAAAAGGACCCATTTCAAACACGGCGGAATGGTGGGCTACCCAGGTTATGATGCAGGAGTAATAGGAAGACTTTCAGACATGCCAGAAGTTCTTGGAAGTTCCCATATATTCAGAATAATCGAGCCTGCAGGCTGGTTCTACAAAACAGAATCACTTAGAAAGGTTGTAGATGTCTGGACAAAATATGGAAGCGGACTTCTTAACTTCCACGGTGCCACTGGAAATCTGCAGCTTGTGGGTGTTGAGACAGAGAATATAGAGCCTGCTTTTGAAGCGCTGGCGAAGCTTCACTATGACTTCGGTGGAAGTGGCGGTGACGTGAGAACGCTTGCAGCCTGTGGAGGTCCTGCTATCTGCGAATACAGCAATATCGATACTCTTGATCTCTATCAGGTCTTAACAATGCGCTTTATAGAGGATATTCACCGTCCAAGATTTCCATATAAATGGAAAATCAAAATTTCAGGGTGTCCAAATGACTGCGTAGCTGCAACTGCAAGGAGTGATTTTGCTGTAATCGGCAACTTCAGAGATGCTATCAAGATAGATCAGGATATTCTAAAGGAGTATCCAGAAGAGAAAATTCTGAAGGTAGTCAACAAGTGTCCTACAAGTTGTATGAGCTACGAGAATGGGAAACTTGATATAGATATGGGAAATTGCACAAGATGCATGTACTGCATTAATGAGTTTCCCAAGGCACTCAGACCCGGTGATGATAAGGGAGCAACAATCCTCATAGGCGCCAGAGCAAGAGGTAGAATAGGCGCTTTTCTGGGCTGGACACTCATACCATTCATAAAGGTTGAAGCACCATACACCAGGCTGATTGAAATAATAGTAGGCATCCAGGATTGGTGGGATGAAATAGGGAATCCAAAGGAAAGAGTTGGCGAAGCCATATACAGAATTGGTTTTGGTAAATTCTTATTTGAAGTCGGTAAAAAACTGGGAATAGACCCTGTACCCCAGATGATAACAAGACCAAGGGCAAATCCCTTCTGGTTCTATTGGCCAGGGGAGGTAGAGTAA
- a CDS encoding 4Fe-4S binding domain protein, with protein MARPVVDQEACVGCGTCESMDPDCFEVVDDKSNVKCDDCATCDEIAEACPVQAITCE; from the coding sequence ATGGCAAGACCAGTTGTTGATCAGGAAGCATGTGTTGGATGTGGAACATGTGAAAGTATGGACCCAGATTGTTTTGAAGTAGTTGATGATAAAAGCAATGTAAAGTGCGATGACTGTGCAACCTGCGATGAAATTGCAGAAGCCTGTCCAGTCCAAGCAATTACATGTGAATAA
- the cysW gene encoding sulfate transport system permease protein CysW codes for MDYLIDGIIQAIKLIITLNPYVVTVTVVQVLVSTSAVIFASITAIPLAVLLSFKRFPFRDFILTAINTAMGLPPVVVGLFVFVFFMSNGPLGFLDILYTKQIMIFAQYILATPIILGVSIAAINAVPKEIKETAYSLGAGDLQVAVIVLKESTYGILTGVVAGAGRVFAEVGAILTVGGNIEYNILQHGEIITVSKTRTLSTAIPLATSQGDIPSAIAFGLILLLLSLILNIIMYQLQKRSQHE; via the coding sequence ATGGACTATCTTATTGATGGAATTATCCAAGCAATAAAACTTATAATCACTCTTAATCCTTACGTGGTTACTGTAACGGTGGTGCAGGTGCTGGTCTCTACCAGTGCTGTTATTTTTGCCTCTATCACGGCAATTCCTCTTGCGGTGCTATTATCCTTCAAAAGATTTCCCTTCAGGGACTTTATTCTCACAGCAATAAATACGGCAATGGGTCTTCCTCCCGTGGTAGTCGGTCTGTTTGTTTTTGTCTTTTTCATGTCCAATGGCCCGTTAGGCTTTCTTGACATATTATATACAAAGCAAATCATGATTTTTGCTCAGTATATCCTTGCCACACCGATAATTCTCGGTGTAAGTATAGCAGCAATAAATGCCGTTCCAAAAGAAATAAAGGAAACAGCCTATAGCCTTGGAGCGGGAGACCTGCAGGTGGCAGTTATTGTTTTGAAGGAGTCTACCTATGGAATTCTCACAGGTGTAGTGGCCGGAGCCGGAAGGGTTTTTGCTGAAGTCGGTGCTATTCTGACTGTAGGCGGGAACATTGAATATAATATTCTGCAACACGGGGAGATAATTACAGTTTCAAAAACAAGAACTTTGAGCACAGCAATACCTCTCGCAACAAGTCAGGGGGATATACCGTCTGCTATTGCCTTTGGATTAATTCTCCTGCTGTTAAGCTTGATATTAAATATAATTATGTATCAGCTTCAGAAGAGGTCTCAGCATGAATAA
- the minD_1 gene encoding septum site-determining protein MinD: MEDRSDFQSMIIENMARVKNVIIVVGGKGGVGKSTISASLAYALAARDSKVGLLDADITGPNITRFFGLNAVKPEVLDDRIYPLEAYNVKVISMEALLDYFSEPVAWRGPMVIKAIVNFLRDVVWENLDYLIIDLPPGTGDGILTVMQVLPEITGAIVVTTPQDIALMDATKSVELLNKMEVPLIGLIENMSYHICKSCGTREEIFPRGNIDRFLKKYRLKLLGRLPIEATVGKLSEEGIPFVTDNTSVAAEVFWKIVEEVEEYVRKSED, from the coding sequence ATGGAAGATAGAAGCGATTTTCAGAGTATGATAATTGAGAATATGGCAAGAGTAAAGAATGTGATTATTGTTGTAGGCGGAAAAGGCGGGGTTGGTAAAAGCACAATCTCGGCAAGTCTTGCCTATGCTCTTGCAGCAAGAGATTCAAAAGTTGGCCTTCTTGATGCAGATATAACTGGCCCAAATATTACAAGATTTTTCGGGCTGAATGCTGTTAAACCCGAGGTTCTTGACGACAGGATATATCCTCTTGAAGCTTATAATGTGAAGGTAATTTCCATGGAAGCTCTGCTCGACTATTTCTCGGAGCCTGTCGCATGGCGCGGTCCAATGGTAATAAAAGCTATAGTAAACTTCCTCAGAGATGTGGTATGGGAAAATCTCGATTATCTCATAATAGACCTGCCCCCCGGCACAGGAGATGGGATATTAACTGTTATGCAGGTACTTCCTGAAATAACAGGTGCAATTGTTGTAACCACACCCCAGGATATTGCTCTCATGGACGCTACAAAAAGTGTTGAACTTCTGAACAAGATGGAAGTGCCTCTGATAGGTCTTATAGAGAATATGAGCTATCATATATGCAAGAGCTGCGGCACCAGAGAAGAAATTTTTCCGAGAGGCAACATAGACAGATTTTTAAAGAAATACAGACTGAAATTGCTGGGAAGATTACCTATAGAGGCAACAGTGGGCAAACTCAGTGAAGAAGGCATACCCTTCGTCACAGATAATACCTCAGTAGCAGCAGAAGTCTTCTGGAAGATAGTAGAGGAGGTCGAAGAATATGTCAGAAAATCTGAAGATTGA
- the dsvB_1 gene encoding sulfite reductase, dissimilatory-type subunit beta: MALSFDDLDFGPPDYKEFLPPVSKRNYGKWKYHEHIKGGVIKHVAESGDEAYTVRAAIPKYVAAETVHKLCDIADKYCEGYIKFTSRHNVSFIVPKAEDVDSVIKDVEAMGFPVGGTDHSLKAIIQCVGWTHCHTPATDSPSITKALYEEFYEEFKDNNAFPERIKIAVSGCLNMCGATHASDIAIIGMHRKVPTVIDEIVEKFCSVPDLIKSCPKYAIKPKKGNPKSITIAEEKCMYCGICYSMCEGIPIHNPEYDGISIWVGGKVSNTRKGPLLARLIIPFMPNEPPHWKNVVKVVRKIVDIYKANAEEDERIGEWIERIGWEKFFQITDIPFSDKSIDDWIFSVETYRKGTNFKMV, from the coding sequence ATGGCACTGAGTTTTGATGACCTAGATTTTGGACCACCGGATTATAAGGAATTTTTACCGCCTGTATCCAAGAGGAATTATGGCAAGTGGAAATACCACGAGCATATAAAGGGCGGTGTGATAAAGCATGTGGCAGAGAGCGGAGATGAAGCCTATACTGTAAGAGCAGCTATACCAAAGTATGTTGCAGCAGAAACTGTGCACAAACTCTGTGATATAGCCGATAAGTATTGCGAAGGCTACATAAAGTTCACCTCAAGACACAATGTGAGCTTTATAGTACCCAAAGCCGAAGATGTCGACAGTGTTATAAAAGACGTTGAGGCTATGGGTTTCCCTGTTGGCGGCACTGACCACAGCCTGAAGGCAATAATTCAGTGTGTCGGCTGGACTCACTGCCATACTCCAGCTACAGACTCTCCCTCAATAACAAAGGCTCTCTATGAAGAGTTCTATGAGGAGTTCAAGGACAACAATGCTTTCCCGGAGAGAATAAAGATAGCTGTTTCAGGCTGCCTTAACATGTGCGGAGCCACTCATGCCAGTGATATAGCCATAATAGGTATGCACAGAAAAGTACCAACTGTGATTGATGAGATAGTTGAGAAGTTCTGCTCTGTGCCTGACCTGATCAAGTCATGTCCAAAATATGCAATAAAACCAAAGAAAGGCAATCCAAAGAGCATTACTATTGCCGAAGAGAAGTGTATGTACTGTGGTATCTGCTATAGTATGTGTGAAGGTATCCCAATACATAACCCTGAGTATGATGGTATAAGCATCTGGGTTGGCGGAAAAGTATCCAATACAAGAAAGGGACCGCTTCTTGCACGCCTGATAATACCCTTCATGCCAAATGAACCACCACACTGGAAAAATGTTGTTAAGGTTGTCAGGAAGATTGTGGATATCTACAAAGCCAATGCTGAAGAAGACGAGAGAATTGGTGAGTGGATAGAGCGCATCGGCTGGGAGAAATTCTTCCAGATAACTGATATCCCATTCAGTGACAAGAGCATTGATGACTGGATTTTCAGTGTTGAGACATACAGAAAGGGTACAAACTTCAAGATGGTGTAA
- a CDS encoding PBP superfamily domain protein produces MLKKIIAISILVFVLLGAGCTTAPKATSVQAPGVNKENSSVNNSNVAAVKETASIQEPQKLALATTTSTYNSGLLGVLNPVFQKEYNVLIDVHAVGTGAALTMGKDGQVDVVLVHARNLEDKFLEEGYGINRRDVMFNDFIIMGPKNDPAGIKGSKSAMEAFKKIAAAGKLGKIKFLSRGDRSGTNEKELIVWKDTGITPSGNWYQKTGQGMGRTLTMANEEKAYTLSDRGTYLAYLSKGKLDNMAILVQGPLDGGDPLLANPYGVIAVNPYKYPKRNYGLAMLYISFLTSPEGQKIIKDYRKNGQKLFYPDAIKPVDDFNQYLPITIHGLYNKTGSPYTGITTLPPTG; encoded by the coding sequence ATGTTAAAGAAGATAATAGCTATATCGATACTGGTCTTTGTTCTGTTAGGTGCAGGTTGTACAACCGCTCCAAAAGCAACCAGCGTACAGGCACCCGGCGTAAACAAAGAAAACAGTTCTGTAAATAATAGCAATGTAGCAGCTGTAAAGGAGACTGCAAGTATACAGGAGCCTCAGAAACTTGCCCTTGCAACAACAACAAGCACATATAACTCGGGCTTGCTTGGAGTACTCAATCCAGTCTTCCAGAAGGAATATAACGTACTGATAGATGTCCATGCTGTTGGCACTGGTGCGGCACTTACAATGGGAAAAGATGGCCAGGTAGATGTTGTCCTTGTACATGCCAGGAACCTGGAGGATAAGTTCCTTGAGGAAGGCTATGGGATAAATAGAAGAGACGTCATGTTCAACGACTTTATAATAATGGGGCCTAAGAATGACCCTGCGGGAATAAAAGGAAGTAAGAGTGCAATGGAAGCCTTCAAGAAAATAGCAGCAGCCGGAAAACTTGGCAAGATAAAGTTTTTGTCAAGGGGTGACAGGTCAGGTACAAATGAAAAAGAGCTAATTGTATGGAAAGATACAGGAATTACCCCAAGTGGTAATTGGTATCAGAAGACAGGACAGGGCATGGGAAGAACATTGACAATGGCCAATGAAGAGAAAGCCTATACTCTGAGTGATAGAGGAACCTATCTTGCCTATCTTTCCAAAGGTAAACTTGACAACATGGCGATTCTCGTACAGGGACCTCTAGATGGTGGTGACCCTCTTCTTGCTAACCCCTATGGAGTGATTGCAGTTAACCCATACAAGTATCCAAAGAGAAACTATGGACTTGCTATGCTGTATATCAGTTTCCTTACATCGCCTGAAGGCCAGAAAATAATAAAAGACTACAGGAAAAATGGCCAGAAGCTTTTCTATCCCGATGCTATTAAGCCCGTAGATGACTTCAACCAGTATCTCCCTATAACTATCCATGGACTCTACAATAAAACAGGCAGTCCATATACTGGTATTACAACACTTCCACCGACAGGCTAA
- the cysT gene encoding sulfate transport system permease protein CysT, with protein MHTNRKVPKTISGSLSFNIIVWSTSILLILFFVVPILRLLLYDSPRYLLSQFLSPVNLEGIKITLLAATVSTIIVVIFGFPLAYILARYQFIGKKMIDAIVELPIMIPHTVVGIALLLVFAKSEPGGPLLSRFGLSFGYSMLAIVMAYMFVSGTYAIKTMEEAIKSVHPRIELVARTLGASQWQVVRMIIIPQIARSILTGGILSWGRAMSEVAAIMIVAPYIIPTYHQIAGIEVYNQFVSTGMKGAVGLSAVLIIISLIILIVLKVIQYQKIFYMPGVER; from the coding sequence ATGCATACCAATCGAAAGGTACCTAAAACTATATCAGGAAGCCTATCATTTAATATTATTGTCTGGAGCACATCCATTCTTCTTATACTGTTTTTCGTAGTACCAATTCTAAGATTGTTATTATATGACTCACCGCGATATCTACTTTCTCAATTTCTTTCTCCTGTAAATCTTGAAGGGATTAAGATTACTTTATTAGCTGCTACAGTATCTACAATAATAGTGGTAATATTCGGTTTTCCGCTTGCATATATTCTTGCAAGGTACCAGTTTATAGGCAAGAAAATGATAGATGCCATTGTAGAGTTGCCCATAATGATTCCACACACTGTTGTAGGAATTGCACTATTATTAGTATTTGCGAAGAGTGAACCTGGTGGACCGCTATTGAGTCGTTTCGGATTATCATTTGGCTACAGCATGCTTGCAATAGTGATGGCATATATGTTCGTAAGTGGCACGTATGCCATAAAGACCATGGAAGAAGCGATAAAGAGCGTACATCCAAGAATTGAGCTTGTTGCCAGAACACTCGGTGCATCGCAATGGCAGGTAGTAAGAATGATTATCATTCCTCAAATCGCACGAAGCATACTTACTGGTGGTATCCTCAGCTGGGGTCGTGCAATGAGTGAGGTGGCAGCTATCATGATTGTTGCCCCGTACATAATACCCACGTATCACCAGATTGCAGGTATCGAAGTATACAACCAGTTTGTATCAACAGGTATGAAAGGTGCAGTAGGATTATCTGCAGTGCTTATTATTATCTCCCTGATAATATTGATAGTGCTTAAAGTGATACAGTATCAAAAAATATTTTATATGCCAGGTGTAGAAAGATGA